The DNA window GCTGTGCTCGTCCACATCCTTGACCCGCAGCTGGAAGGCGGCGGCAATTCCGGGCTCCAGCGCGGCGCGCAGGCGGTCGGAAAATGTGCCTCCGACCTCCTGCGGGCTGATCAGGTACAGCTTCGCCGGCTCGCTCCGCTGCGGAGGCGGAAAGTCGAGCGGGTCGTATTCGGCTTCGTCCAAGGTCAGGCGGGCACCCGCGCGGTCGAGGCGTCGTAGATCTCGTCGATCGCGGTGCCGAGCGTGCTGTTGAACTCCTCGTCGCTCTGCTGGTGGCGGAGGTCCGAAAGGAGCGCGCGGCTGAAGCTGGCGATCATGCCCGGGTTCCGCGCGAGCTCGCGGCAAGCCTCCTCGCGGCTGAAGCCGCCTGACAAGGCGACGACGCGCAGCACGTTCGGATGCTCGACGAGCGGCTGGAACAGACCGGCCTGCGCCGGGATCGAGAGCTTCAGCATCACGCGTTCGCCTTCGTGGAGAGCGTCGAGCGCGTTGGTGAGCTCTTCAAGCAGGATGCGGTCGGCCTGGTCGCGCGACGGGCTCTTGATGTTCACCTCCGGCTCGATGATCGGCATCATGCCGTGGGCGAGCACCTGGCGGGCGACATCGAACTGCTGCCGAACAATGGCGGCGATCCCCTCGGGATTGGCGACGTTGATGACCGAACGCTCCTTCGTCCCGAATACGCCGAGCGCTTTGGCGCGCTCGAGCAAGGCGTCGAGGTCCGGCATGTCCTTCATCAACTGGACGCCATTGCTTTCCTCTTCGAGGCCCTTGTCGATCTTGATGAAGGGGACGACGCCCTGCTCGATCAGCGCCTGGGGCGTGGGCTTGCCGCCGATCTGTCCATCCATGGTGCGTTCGAAGAGGATCGCGCCGATGACCTTGCCGGACCCGAAGCAAGGGGCGCTGATGATCCGCTCGCGCATCTGGTGGATCAGGCCGAACATCTCCTCATCGTTCGACCAAGCGCCATCTTCGATCCCATAGCCCTTGAGCGCCTTCGGCGTGGAGCCGCCCGACTGGTCGAGCGCGGCGATGAAGCCGTCGCCCTGTTCCATCTTTGCGGTCATTTGAGCTTCGTTCATTATCTACCCCTGTCGTTCGAGAGCGGCGACGCCGGGAAGCACGCGGCCCTCCATCCATTCGAGAAACGCTCCACCGGCGGTGGAGACGAAGGTGAAATCTTGCGCGACGCCGGCATGGTTCAGCGCGGCGACCGTGTCACCGCCGCCGGCGACCGAAACCAGCGAGCCGTCGCGGGTCAGCGCTGCCGCCGTCTTTGCGAGGGCAATTGTCGCTTCGTCGAACGGCGGCGTCTCGAACGCGCCAAGCGGGCCGTTCCAAACGAGCGTGCGACAATTCTTCAGCACGTCGGCGAGCGCTTCGACCGCTGCAGGGCCGACGTCGAGGATCATCTCGTCCGCCGCGACCTCGTGGACGTTGCAGGTGCGGACGCTCGGGGGGTTGGGCGCGAATTCCTTGGCGACCACGACATCGTACGGCAGGTGGATGGTGCAGCCCGCCTGGTCGGCCTTGTCGAAGATCGCGTTAGCCTCGCCGGTAAGGTCGTGCTCGCACAGCGACTTGCCGACATCGACGCCCCGCGCCGCGAGGAAGGTGTTGGCCATGCCGCCGCCGATGATCAGGTGATCGACCTTGCCAACCAGGTGCCCGAGCACGGCGAGCTTGGTCGAAACCTTGGCGCCGCCGACGCCGGCCGCGACCGGCCGCTCGGGGTTGCCGAGCGCGCGCTCCAGCGCCTTCAGCTCGGCTTCCATCGCCCGGCCCGCGAAGCTCGGGAGATGGTGAGTGATCCCCTCGGTCGACGCATGGGCGCGATGCGCGGCCGAGAAGGCGTCGTCGACATAATAATCCCCGAGCGCCGCCATTCCCTTGGCGAGATCCGGGTCGTTCTTTTCCTCGCCGACATGGAAGCGGGTATTTTCGAGGATGCCGATATTGCCAGGCAGCATGGTCGAGATCGCCCGCTGCGCTTCCGGCCCCTGGCAATCTTCCACGAACCGCACGGAACGGCCGGCAAGGCGGTGCACCGGCATCACCAGCTGCGCCGTCGACATGTCTGGCCGGACTTCGCCCTTCGGCCGACCGAAATGGGCGAGCAATAGGACGATGGCTCCGCGGTCGCTCAGCTCCAGCACCGTCGGCAGCATCGCCCGCAGCCGGGTATCGTCCGTGACCCGCGCGCCCTCCATCGGCACGTTGAGGTCGACCCGGACCAGCACTTTCTTGCCGGTCAGGTCCTCCGGCAAGTCGTCGAGAGTCTTGAAGGCGGCGCTCACCTTAGCCGAGCTGGCCCATCTTGTGGGCGGTATCGACCATGCGGTTCGAAAAGCCCCATTCATTGTCGTACCAGCTGACGACACGGACCAGCTTGCCTTCGAGCACCGCCGTTTCGAGGCTGTCGACGGTCGAGCTTGCCGGCGTGTGCATGAGGTCGATCGAGACGACCGGCTCATCGGTATAGTCGAGGATGCCGGCGAGGCGGCCGCTTTCCGACGCGTCCTTGAGGATTTGATTGACCTCGTCGCGGGTGGTGTCGCGCTTGGGCGTGAAGGTCAGGTCGACGAGGCTGACGTCCGGCACCGGAACGCGGATCGCGGAGCCGTCGAGCTTGCCCTTCAGTTCCGGAAGCACTTCGCCGACGGCGCGAGCGGCGCCCGTCGTCGTCGGGATGATCGACATGGCGGCGGCGCGAGCGCGGCGCAGGTCCGAGTGGATCTGGTCGAGGATCTTCTGGTCGTTGGTGTAGGCGTGAACGGTCGTCATCAGCCCGCGCTCGATCCCGATCGCGTCGTTCAGCACCTTGGCGACCGGCGCCAGGCAATTGGTCGTGCACGAAGCGTTGGAGACGATCTTGTGATCGGCCTGCAGCTTGTCGTCGTTGACGCCGTAGACGACGGTCAGGTCGACGCCCTTCGCCGGAGCGGAGATCAACACCTTCTTGGCGCCGGCATCGATATGCTTCTGAGCGCTTTCCCGGTCGGTGAAAAAGCCCGTGCATTCAAGCACGATGTCGATGTTGTTCTCACCATGCGGCAGGTTGGCGGGATCGCGTTCCTTGGTCACATGGATGCGCTTGCCGTCAACGACGATGTCGCTGCCGTCGGTCGTGACCTCACCCGGGAATTTCCCGTGGACGCTGTCGTTCTTGAACAGCCAGGCGTTAGCCTTGGCTTCTGCGAGATCGTTGACGCTGACCAACTCGAGCCCACAGTCCGGACGCTCGAGGATGGCGCGGGCGACCAGGCGGCCGATGCGGCCGAAGCCGTTGATTGCAACTCTCGTCATTGGATTCCTCGTTTTTTCATGAAGTCGGTCACGCGAGCGGCGACCTTGTCAGGGGTGATTCCGAAATAGTCATAGGCGTCCGGCGCGGGAGCGGAGACGCCGAAGCGGTCGATGCCGATGCGCAGCCCATGGAGGCCGGTGTAGCGTTCCCAGCCGAAGGTGCTGCCGGCCTCGATCGACACGCGGAGGATCTCCCGGTTGCTGACGTCGGGCAGGATGTCCTCGCGATAGTCCCACGGCTGGGCGTCGAAGCGCTCCATGCTCGGCATGGAGACGACATCGGCACCGATGCCCTGCCCTTCAAGCTTCGCTGCTGCGTCGAGCGCGATCTCCACCTCCGAACCCGTGGCGATGAAGATGACCTTGCGCGAGCCTTCAGCCTTCTTGAGCCGGTAGGCACCGCGGCCGCTGAGGTTCTCGTCTGAAGCTTCGGTGCGGACCGGGCGGAGGTTCTGGCGGCTGAGCGCAAGCACCGAAGGGCCGTCGCTCTGGAGCGCGAGCGCCCAGCATTCGGCGGTCTCGATCGCGTCGGCCGGCCGGTACACCTCGAGGCCCGGCATCGCGCGCAGGCTCTGGAGATGCTCGATCGGCTGGTGGGTCGGGCCGTCTTCGCCGAGCCCGATGCTGTCGTGCGTCATCACGTAAATGACTCGTGCACGCTGCAGCGCCGAAAGGCGGATCGCCGGGCGGCAATAATCGGTGAAGACCAGGAAGGTCCCGCCGTAAGGAATGACGCCGCCGTGAAGCGCCATGCCGTTCATCGCCGCGGCCATGCCGAACTCGCGGATGCCGTAGTAAACGTAGCGGCCGGCGTAATTGTCGGCAGTCAGCGGCTGCTGGTTCTTGGTCTTGGTGTTGTTCGATCCGGTAAGGTCGGCCGAGCCGCCGATGGTTTCCGGAATGGCGCTGTTGATCGCCTCCAGCGCCATTTCGGATGCCTTGCGGGTGGCGACCGGCTTCAGATCAGCGATCAGCTTCTGGACATAGGGCCGGAGCCAGCCGTCATGGACCTTGCCGTTGAGGCGCCGTTCGAAGTCGAGCTTGCGGTCGCTGGCTTCGAGCCGCTCCTTCCATAGCGCATGGTCGATGGAGCCGCGCTTGCCTGCCGCGCGCCATGCCGTCAGCACGTCGTCCGGCACGGTGAACTCTTCCGGCGCAAGGCCGAGGCCTGCGCGCGCTGCCTCGACTTCGTCCTTGCCGAGCGCGGCGCCGTGCGTCGCCGACGTGCCTTGCTTGTTCGGGGCGCCGTAACCGATGATGGTCTTGCAGCGGATCAGGCTCGGGCGGGGATCAGCGAGCGCCTCCTCAATCGCGCGGCTCACGTCGTCGGCGTCGAGCCCGTCGCAGGCGCAGGTGTGCCAGCCCATCGCTTCGTGCCGGGCGACCACATCCTCGTTGCGCGACAGTTCGGTCGAGCCGTCGATGGTGATTTCATTGTCGTCCCACAGGACGATCAGGCGGCCAAGCTGGAGGTTGCCGGCAAGCCCCGCCGCCTCATGATTGACGCCTTCCATCAGGTCGCCGTCGCCGGCGATGACGAAGGTGCGGTGGTCGACGAGGTCGTCGCCGTAGATGGCGTTGAGGTGGCGCTCCGCCATCGCCATGCCGACCGCCATCGCGAGACCCTGGCCGAGCGGGCCAGTCGTGACCTCGACGCCGGGCAGCTCGAAATTCTCCGGGTGCCCGGCCGTCGGGCTGCCCAACTGGCGGAAGCGCTTGATGTCTTCCATCGTGGGTCGCTCGTACCCGGTGAGGTAGAGTAGCGCGTAGATCAGCATCGAGCCATGACCAGCGGACAGGATGAAGCGGTCCCGGTCGGGCCAGTTTGGATCGGCGGCGTCGAACTTCAGGTGCCGGGTGAACAAGGCCGTGGCGGCATCGGCCATGCCCATCGGCATTCCGGGATGGCCGCTGTTGGCAGTTTCGACGGCGTCCATCGCAAGGGCGCGGATGGCATTGGCGAGACTGCGGTCGGAGGGCTGCATCAAGGCTCCGCGTGCGGGAATGGGTTCATGCCCGGGGAACCGGGCCGACCTGCGCCCTTTGTCCGGTGAGCCGTTCAGCGTCAATGCTTGCGGCTCCGCGGCACTTTGCGTAGTCGCCATGATCCATGGACGACGGCGGCATTTCCGCGGCCCTTGAGCGGGCCGAGCGAGCAGTGGAACGCATTCAGCGTGCCCTTGCCAATCGCCCGCCGCCCGCCCCTGCGCGCGACGAAGAGCTCCGGGCCAAGGTCCGCGAAGTTGTCGAGGAACTGGACGAGCTGATCCGCGAGGCGGCGGCCTAGATGGCGGCGATGGTCGACCTGACGATCGCCGGGCGCACCTATCAGGTCGCGTGCCGCGAGGGCGAGGAAGAGAATCTGCGCTCCGCGGCGCGCCTCGTCGACGGCAAAAGCCGCGAAGCGCTCGCCGGCTTGGGCACGCTCAGCGAGGCGCGGCAATTCCTGTTCGCGTCGCTGCTGCTGGCCGACCAGCTGATCGACAAGGGACCCGAGGCCGCTGCCGCGGCGCTGCCGTCGGGCCCCGACCCGATGCTCGCCGAACGCGCCGAACGGCTCGCCGTCCGGCTCGAATCGCTTGCCGCGCAGCTTGAGAATGAGGCGGCGAATCCCTAAGTAAGCCGTGACGGGCACTACCCGGTGCGCGCCTTTGGAAAATCCCTGAGGCTATTCAATCCTATTGGGAGCTGTCCCTGCTCGGACCCTGGTCTGGATCACACGGTGCCCACCTGACGTTTGGGCGTCAGAGGATTTTAGGGCAAACGGCCATGGTGGTCCCGTCACCCCCCTTCCCGCCCGGCATCGAGCCGCGGCCCGACTTCGAGCCTTCGGCGAAGGATATGCTCCGCCGCGCAGCGCTTGAGGCGCGCAAGGCGTTCGCCAAGACGCTCGCTGACGGCGAACGCGCGCAACTCGAACAGCGGCTGGCCGAACATCTCACATCGCTATGCGCCGGAGCCAAGGTCGTCGGCGGCTACGCGCCGCTCGGCAGCGAGATTTCGCCCCAACTGGCGATCGAGGAAGCGCGGGCGGTGGGCCGAGTCGTCGGCTTTCCCGCCTTTGACCACCCTTCCAAGCCGTTCAAATTTCGTGCCGCGGACGCCCTCGAGCCCGGGCCGTTCGGAATCATGCAGCCGAAGCGCAGCTCGCCGGTCGTCGAGCCGGACCTCGTACTGGTGCCGCTGGTCGCTATCGATGCGCGCGGGACGCGGCTTGGCCGCGGAAAAGGCCATTACGACCGGGCGCTGATCCGCTTGAAGACCAATGGTGCGCGGCTGATCGGCGTCGGCTGGGCGATGCAGCGCCTTTCCGACGCAATCCCGAGCGACGAATGGGACGTGCCGCTCGACGGCTTTGCGTCACCCGACGGGCTGGAAATGTTCCCCCGCTAAGGGCGCGTGAAGGGGACGAAATCGCCGAGCACGCAGGTTGGGCCAGGAATGCGGCTGTTCCCATCCAGCGACCGTACGATGTCGCCGCGGCAATAAGAGGATCCGGTCGGGTTGAAGACCAGGATGTCGTCACGGCCGATGCTGCAGGACGGCCCCAGATCGTTCGCCCACACAGTCTTGCCGCTGCCGCTGATCAGCGTCTGCCGATCGGTCGCCGACCGGCGCGGACCGTCGGTCTGGCTGATCGGCAAGCAGCTTCGGGGTTGCCCGGCAACCCGACCGACGAGCTCGACCAATTCGCGGGGTGCGGACGCCGGCTGCGGAACGGAGCAGGCGGCGAGCGACAAAGACAGGAGGAAAGGTGCGCGGCGCATTCCGGCACCATACCCCAATCCCGGGATCGGCGGAATGGCCGTGTCCGCTCGGCAACAATGCCGACTATTCGACAGGAGAATGGGGTTCGAAAGACGTGAATGGCCTCGGCTTCGCTTCTTTAACCCAACCTTGAATGATAGCCTGCGATGCAGCGGTCCAGGGGGGTCGCAGCCGGAGTTGAATCGATGCGTACGAAGATCATGGCTTTCGTGGTTATCGCCGCCGCAAGCGCTGCCTTGTTCGTGGGCATGCGCAACGACACGCGGGCCGATGCCGCTGCGGGCGATTGCTATTCGGAAGCTGCCGGCCCTTCGACCCCGACCATCTGCGACTGAGCGCCTCGCAGCTCCACTA is part of the Sphingomicrobium sp. genome and encodes:
- a CDS encoding fructose bisphosphate aldolase, with translation MNEAQMTAKMEQGDGFIAALDQSGGSTPKALKGYGIEDGAWSNDEEMFGLIHQMRERIISAPCFGSGKVIGAILFERTMDGQIGGKPTPQALIEQGVVPFIKIDKGLEEESNGVQLMKDMPDLDALLERAKALGVFGTKERSVINVANPEGIAAIVRQQFDVARQVLAHGMMPIIEPEVNIKSPSRDQADRILLEELTNALDALHEGERVMLKLSIPAQAGLFQPLVEHPNVLRVVALSGGFSREEACRELARNPGMIASFSRALLSDLRHQQSDEEFNSTLGTAIDEIYDASTARVPA
- a CDS encoding phosphoglycerate kinase — protein: MSAAFKTLDDLPEDLTGKKVLVRVDLNVPMEGARVTDDTRLRAMLPTVLELSDRGAIVLLLAHFGRPKGEVRPDMSTAQLVMPVHRLAGRSVRFVEDCQGPEAQRAISTMLPGNIGILENTRFHVGEEKNDPDLAKGMAALGDYYVDDAFSAAHRAHASTEGITHHLPSFAGRAMEAELKALERALGNPERPVAAGVGGAKVSTKLAVLGHLVGKVDHLIIGGGMANTFLAARGVDVGKSLCEHDLTGEANAIFDKADQAGCTIHLPYDVVVAKEFAPNPPSVRTCNVHEVAADEMILDVGPAAVEALADVLKNCRTLVWNGPLGAFETPPFDEATIALAKTAAALTRDGSLVSVAGGGDTVAALNHAGVAQDFTFVSTAGGAFLEWMEGRVLPGVAALERQG
- the gap gene encoding type I glyceraldehyde-3-phosphate dehydrogenase, encoding MTRVAINGFGRIGRLVARAILERPDCGLELVSVNDLAEAKANAWLFKNDSVHGKFPGEVTTDGSDIVVDGKRIHVTKERDPANLPHGENNIDIVLECTGFFTDRESAQKHIDAGAKKVLISAPAKGVDLTVVYGVNDDKLQADHKIVSNASCTTNCLAPVAKVLNDAIGIERGLMTTVHAYTNDQKILDQIHSDLRRARAAAMSIIPTTTGAARAVGEVLPELKGKLDGSAIRVPVPDVSLVDLTFTPKRDTTRDEVNQILKDASESGRLAGILDYTDEPVVSIDLMHTPASSTVDSLETAVLEGKLVRVVSWYDNEWGFSNRMVDTAHKMGQLG
- a CDS encoding cell division protein ZapA — protein: MAAMVDLTIAGRTYQVACREGEEENLRSAARLVDGKSREALAGLGTLSEARQFLFASLLLADQLIDKGPEAAAAALPSGPDPMLAERAERLAVRLESLAAQLENEAANP
- the tkt gene encoding transketolase, whose product is MQPSDRSLANAIRALAMDAVETANSGHPGMPMGMADAATALFTRHLKFDAADPNWPDRDRFILSAGHGSMLIYALLYLTGYERPTMEDIKRFRQLGSPTAGHPENFELPGVEVTTGPLGQGLAMAVGMAMAERHLNAIYGDDLVDHRTFVIAGDGDLMEGVNHEAAGLAGNLQLGRLIVLWDDNEITIDGSTELSRNEDVVARHEAMGWHTCACDGLDADDVSRAIEEALADPRPSLIRCKTIIGYGAPNKQGTSATHGAALGKDEVEAARAGLGLAPEEFTVPDDVLTAWRAAGKRGSIDHALWKERLEASDRKLDFERRLNGKVHDGWLRPYVQKLIADLKPVATRKASEMALEAINSAIPETIGGSADLTGSNNTKTKNQQPLTADNYAGRYVYYGIREFGMAAAMNGMALHGGVIPYGGTFLVFTDYCRPAIRLSALQRARVIYVMTHDSIGLGEDGPTHQPIEHLQSLRAMPGLEVYRPADAIETAECWALALQSDGPSVLALSRQNLRPVRTEASDENLSGRGAYRLKKAEGSRKVIFIATGSEVEIALDAAAKLEGQGIGADVVSMPSMERFDAQPWDYREDILPDVSNREILRVSIEAGSTFGWERYTGLHGLRIGIDRFGVSAPAPDAYDYFGITPDKVAARVTDFMKKRGIQ
- a CDS encoding 5-formyltetrahydrofolate cyclo-ligase; amino-acid sequence: MVVPSPPFPPGIEPRPDFEPSAKDMLRRAALEARKAFAKTLADGERAQLEQRLAEHLTSLCAGAKVVGGYAPLGSEISPQLAIEEARAVGRVVGFPAFDHPSKPFKFRAADALEPGPFGIMQPKRSSPVVEPDLVLVPLVAIDARGTRLGRGKGHYDRALIRLKTNGARLIGVGWAMQRLSDAIPSDEWDVPLDGFASPDGLEMFPR